The Mangifera indica cultivar Alphonso chromosome 19, CATAS_Mindica_2.1, whole genome shotgun sequence nucleotide sequence GTTACTTTGTGTACTTTAGTCTCTAATGCAATAATATTACTGCTCACATCACATGAGCTAGTCAAttcataatcttaaaaaaaagaTGACAGCGTTGATAGGGCTTGTAGGTTTTGGAATGAGCTTCAGAAAAGCTAGTTTTTCCTACTtaattaacattatttatgCACTAACACACCTTAacctattaattaattaccaaattATATTATGTGATGACGTGGCACTATCATGCGAGTGGAGGACTTTCTCTGCCACTTGGCCTTTTTTATTCATtgaatcataattaattttatcttagtgaggtcataaaattaattaaatgaaatttatgatATCGTCTCAACAAGTTTTCATGCCGTACTGTAATGACCACGAAATGTACTACAGTGAGATTAAAAGGAGTGGAGCAAACAAATCTAACCGTCAACATCAATCAGAAACCAGAAATCCAACGGTGGAAGTTGAAGAACAAAGAGAAGCGGAAACACGGAGCCGCTCGTGCCCAGAGTTTGGAAGATAAATATTCCCTCGATCCACGCCCACAGAGTACACCAAAAACGGCACCGTCAAAATGAACTTAATTTAACCATGGTTACTTTAACTCAACCCCTAATTAACCATTTTAAATTTGCTTTCTACTCACGGAACTCACTCTAGCACCTACTCTCTCTTGCTTACTTCAAGTGTAGGTGTAGCGAATCTGAAACAAATTTTGGTCTACAAATCGGACGGTGGTGATTAAGGGTGGGAAATCATGAGCTGCAACGGGTGCAGAGTTCTACGAAAGGGGTGCAGTGAGACATGCATATTGAGATCATGCTTGCGGTGGATGGACTCACCGGAAGCCCAAGGCAACGCCACCTTGTTTCTCGCTAAGTTTTTTGGCCGCAGCGATCTATTATCCTTCATCGCAGCCGTTCCTGAAACTCAGAGACCTGGTTGAACATATTTACATAATAAGATGCTATGTTGTTGCTTATATATGTGTAACTccttttaactttttctttgtttctttctgtTTTTCAGCTTTGTTTCAGTCTTTATTGTTTGAAGCGTGTGGGAGAACAGTCAATCCGGTGGACGGAGCGGTAGGTTTACTGTCAAGTGGTAACTGGAACTTGTGCCAGGCGGCGGTGGAGACGGTGCTAGCTGGAGGAACTCTGAGACCGATATCGAGACATGTTGGAGTTTTGAAGCCAAACAGTGATAAATCTTCGGGGAGTTATTACGTCGATGGCTTCACAGTGAAGAGCCTCCACGCCCAATCCAGGCCGTTGATTATGAATAATGGAAGGGATCAGAACCGGAGGACTGATCTTGATCTGTCTCTGACACCAAAATTTGATAGCAGCGGGGCGAAACGCGGCAGAGGAGGGGGTTGGCAGAGAGCAGATGCGGTGTCGTTTTACTCCGAAGAATCAGAGATGACGAGTCTTCAGAGTGAGGTAACAGGAAAAGAAGAGAGGAAGCTACTGAATCTGTTTGTTTGAATTATACTAATAGAAATGATCAGACTGCAAGAGAGAATAAGAAACGACGGCTTTTGTAGAAGTATCAAGaggaaattaaataagataataaaacgAAAAACCTTGTAGTTTTGGTCGGTCACTCCGGCGAATGAATGAATTCTCCGGCGAGTTATGTTTCTGAAGTTAACGTGTACTGGGTATTTGGTGATAAAAAGTTAAGTTGTCGGTTTGTTTGCGAGAAGCGTTGTCAGCTTCCCTGGATTCTGTCCTGACCGAACAGTTCTAATGGAGTATTTTAGAAGCATCTGATAATAAAACGGACGTTCTCCATTGCTCGACACGTTCTAAATTAACATGGCGATTTCGCCAAAGAAGGATTACATacagaaacaagaaaatatcATATCCAATTGTCTTctgcatataatataatacagaTAAATAACATCTGAACAAACCATGGATGAAGAGGAACACAACACAAGATAAATGAAATTCCAAAAGaaaggttggatttgagctgggtttcttcaaatttgaaaataaactcGACCTAATCGAGTGTGAAATGAATTTAGttagaataaatttaaattcgaatctaagagtaaaatatttttaaactcaaaactttATAGGTGTTTGACTCACTAAAATaactaatctaaaaaattttaataaaaattgattaaaacaatacttttttaatcaatacgtattaaaataacatccttttaattatttttttaagttataaaatcaaattaaatttaaaacttaatttaaatttaaattaaaattgaattcaaatttgacttttcCATAATACCTTAACTTTATTCAAACCAGATTGAATTTAACCAAtgagtttaaattcagtttgattgGACGGTAATCTTAGATATAAGATGGGACTGGGAACCTTGTGATGGGAAGAGCACCCAAACAAGGCATGGAGATGGAATCAGAGGTGGAGGCTGGGGCCCATAATGGTGCGGTGCACGTCAGCCTCCTGCTTGGACCATGGTCCTCCTCCATTGGAAGTGGGTTCCACGGCATCAACAccttatttttatctttaatttttaaaacaaaaggcAAAGCCTTATTCCAATCCATTCGCTTCGCCTCGCCTCGCCGCGTCCACAAGCATATGCTATGGATCCCACTACACCTTCACTAAAATACCTTATTCCCCAGCAAACAAATCCCAAAAAACGTTCATTCTCTCTCCACGCTTCACCAAAGAGTCAGTGAAGTAAATAATCTCCTAGGTAAAATAAGAATTCAAGTTTGAAGATTTTGTTTGAAAAGGTCTTAAAGTCGGACaacaaatatattacaaaaaatacCCACAAGCTGTTATTTGTTTTTTGGATTACCTTTTCAGACACAAACTGAGCAACCTTCAGGCTTCGCAGAGGGCCACGATTTTTCAGTTGGAATAATAAGATTTGTGAGAGACAGCTTCCTTTGTCCGCCTAAGATTAATATACAAAAGAACTTGATAGAGACACCATTGAATGATAGAAAATTGGTAGAAATCATTACACATATTTACAAATACTTTCCTCTGGCCTACAGAAAAAGTAAAATGTATACAATCTAAATATGCTTATGAGAAAACAAAGGCCGAATAAGCACTCTTCCGCTTTTTAAAAGTCATCACAATCACTTAATACCTTGTTAGCTCCAGCTCTGTAATTTTGAGGAGAAATGGGCTTTTTAAGTCACGTTAGTATTAGGGATAGACAGTGAATTGATGTAATGTAAGATTTACACTTTCGTTGTCAGGCTTGAAGGCACACGCTGTTCGAGTTGTAAGATATGTGTTCTCATAGTAAATTCCTTCACCTGGTAattgaaacattcatttttCAGATGAATAAAAGGTCCAAGGATTTCAAGACCTTTTAACTGGGAGACCTATCAACGAAAATTTTAATGCTTATCCACtctttgaaataataaaatcaaataaaaaagttaccTGCATGGCTGCAATTGCAGACAAGAGATCATTGCAGTGACCAAGCAAAGCATGTTCTTTTGCACTTACATTGGAAAGTTCAGTCACTAAAGAATTAACTTCTGCAGCCTATCAGTGACAAATAAATTTGGCCGTCAGATATAATCCTGAAAGAATGAGAAAGCACGCAATAATTTTGAGATACACAATGATTGATTTAATACTTGTCTGCAATATTatacacctaatctaacataaTGATATGGTTAGCAGTGCTTGTTGACGGCACTTTTGATCACATTCAATGGTTTAAAATGGCCAAGAAACCTTACTGGGCTAGTATTAAATTCTCACGTGAGaataaaagaagatttaaaCACAATATATTCATGCTCTCAGATATGAGAAGCATGTTACCATGACCAAAATTTTTGTTGCTCCCACATTTAATGGCACAAATCACCATATGTTAATGTCATATATCTCAAAAAATTTGATCACAGAAGAATAGCAAGTCTAGTTACAAGGCTGGTACTATTACCATCTTTAACTTAGCTAATCCTTGGAAAGATAGTGTAAGGAAGATCAATTATAGAAACGTGCCAAATTACATGAAGCCTGGATCAAATGCTACAACATGACACCAAAGAAATATAAAGCCAAATCCACTATAATTTGGACAGCGGAATGATTCTGAACCAGATAATTGAGTTCCACAATCAATAGTAGAAAACTTTAATTGCAATTCTTTAAAGCCTTAATAGTtcatttacagaaaaaaaaaaaaaaaaaaaacagcaaaaCGTTTTTCATAGTTCCTATTGAAAAGTAACAGCATGTGAAAATGGCTTTATAGTTGATGAAAACTGTTGATAAGGTAAAGAAAGAACAGAAGGAAAAGAACATGATTACCTTTGATAACAATAAGCATATTGAGGAAGCCATTGCCTGCATTACATTAACTGCTGACGAAATAGCATCCTTCACATTTTGGACATCTGCCTGTATATGTACAGTCAAATAATCTCtcaattaaaagtaaatatgcATGTGGGTGGGGTGATGAgaattcaaacttttaaataagaaattaaaatgaggAGATGCATACCCTTGCCCCACCAACAATAGGAAGGCAAAGTGTACTGGCCCTCAAAGCTTCAATAACCGCCAACAATGAATTGGAGTAATCCCATTCCATATGCGATGATTCTTCCAAATACATCATCTGCAATTAGCAGCAGAATTAGATCAACATAGACAGTATggaatagaataaaaaatgatcTCCATAAAGGTCATGAAACATTTCAATCATTCTGACAATGCTATACactaatttttttcccttcttgaGAAGTAGTAATGCAATCAAATGCCAAAAGGTTTTGCAAATGTTGAACAAAAGGAGTTAGCAAATTCCAAACAGAAAATTCAAGTAGtcaaaaaggaagaaaaatagaaaaatgtaaAAACATAGAAGAGCAGTAATCAAAGTTTAAAAGTTCAAGGCATCAATGAATTTCACGAACTGTAAAGAAGACAAACATTGCTGCATAGgacaaataaacaataaacaagCATTATCCACTAAAAGTCCACGAGAGATATAAATTGAATGCAGTTACCTGCCCCTTGAGGATAGATGTTAACTTCAAATTTTGCCTCAGCAACTGTAATTTGGTTCTTTTAGCTTTAACAGATTCACACAGCTTTGACATAGTTATCCATGTGTTATATAGGCTTCTCtgataaaaaaaagacaaatttagggaaaaagaaaccTCTTAAGCACAGTaaagattattataaagattaaaaaaatatacattaaatTTGGTTTTGTATGTGGTCggacaaaaaaatatgtaaactcTTTTCGTGCAAGTTTTGACTTAAGCAGGGGTGGTGCATGAAGATTTGCATTTGTTTGCAGAAAACAGTAACAGAAACACAGAATATCACCTCATATAGACAACACAGATAACGAGGGAGTGTATTGAACTGATAACAAAAGTGACAACGTGAGTGTGCCATAAAGATGTGTTGGTAGGAATGCTTGGCTCTAAAACCATGAAACAAgaatgaagatttgaagaattcttaCTTTTAAATAGACAAATATATGCATAGTCTGCAGTAAATTAGGTcctagaaatttaaaaaaaaaaaaaggctgaACTAGGAAAGAATATATACAAGATATCTAcagtttttaatttgaaatcgtATCTTAAACTTCGGATTCATTTCTACTTTGCAACACTTGGTATCAAATATGTAAGTCCCACATgggaaagaaaacaaaaaattagagGATATATAATGTAATGAGTATTTAAGATAAATTGTCTTATGTCATTTTAACAACTAGAGACCAAAACATATTTAagctcaaaattaataattctaaaagGACTTAAATTTCTAATATGGTATCAAAGCTCTTGCAAAAGATCTAACAGTCATTGATCTAAGACTCGTTTTAGCATAGTGGGCTAAGCTAAGAGAAGCTAAACCCTTggttaaaacttaggtggacTCATGGGCTAGCCAAAGAGAGCTAGAACCTAATTCCAACTGAGCCATAAGAGCAAAACCAAAGTTTAGATAAGCCACCCATATAAGACAAGTGTCAATTGGGCTCATGAGTTACGGTCAGTGAGCCGATTTAATGTAATAGGTATTCAAGTTAAATTGGTTGAAAATGTAATAGGTATTCAAGTTAAATTGGTTGAAGTCATTTTAACAAATGGAACTCAAAACATGTTTAAGCCCAAATATATTAAAGCCCATAATTAATAATCCCAAAAGGATCTAGATTTCTAACACTACCCATTGAATTCATCACCGATGTAAACATGACCAATATTTGCAAATATAACATTTCCTAAAAACTTTCTAACTTGTTAACCCAGTACACTATTATAGAATTAtcatcttgattaattaaaaaatgaatatatatctCCTTTTCTTCTCAACAATAGCAGAAACCATTTAGATCAATTACTCTTATTGACACTACTTTCAAATTAGCCATAAATTCACTCTCTGTTTATAGAGGCATAATCATTTGCACTATGTTTCTGTTGTGGTTCAACTCTCAGATTTCTCTCTTTCTACTCCCTTGTTGCTCCCACTTACTCATTAATAAAACCAGCTCCAAATGTCTACATTCAACAACGTACAATCAGTCCTCATATCTCCTGAAAAAAAGATGCTCACAGCAAGGTATTTATAGTGTCATTATTTTCCACAAAAAAATGCCAAACTTATCAGCAACTTTATAGCTCCATCAGGCCATATAACCAGGAAACATGGCTCAAGCTAATTTCATATATTCTACCCCTTGAATGAAATCCTCAATCCAGCCATTTTCTGCCAAAAACCAACATTAACCTTCTAGAAGCTCAGCTGTTTTGACAGTCAGCACAACACAATCCCATCTCCTCAGATACTCACCCATTTCTCTTCCAACCCAAAGTTCCCTTGGTTTGAACACTGGGTTCAAAATTTGGGAATAACGTATAGCacaaaaaacttttataatCAGGAAGCTAATTAGATAAAAGGTTGTCAGAAAACCACTTTTTAATCCTATCACCAGTGCTAGCACAAACACAGACATAGCACAGTTGTTAGGTAAAGATAAGCcactaaaaaggaaaataagtaaTAAAGATCAGAAATTACTATAAGAAGAAAcagagtaaagaaaaaaaaatcaaatgacaaaacaaaataataaaaaatgcatCAACTGACAACAGTTATCAAACAGTATACATAACAAATAATTCGATAGAAAACCCAAAACAAAAAGTTTATAGCGCAGGGTAAATACCTCTGCGTTGAACCTTTGAGCTGACAAAGCAGCATCAGCTCTGGCATTCACAAACCGCCATTGCAACAGCCGATTATAAAACAACCTCAGAAAATGTGCATCTACAACTCCATTTTCCCTAATCTTCCCCCTTCTCACATCAGCAGCAAAACTCAAAATCGACAGTGTGTTATTCACATTGTTCAAATTACTACTCACTCCAACCCCCACTAGATTCCTTATCCTGGAAGGGCTCACTCCCCGGACAGGAGAAGAAGTGGCAGAAGTTGCTAGATTACCTGGGGAGGCAGGCCTAATTGCACCTCTAATAGGCGATACCTGTCCTTTGGTATTTACAACTCCTTTTGGAGACGACACAGAACTATCAATACCAAACTTCTTGGTCACACCAAGCTTTGCTGTA carries:
- the LOC123203573 gene encoding LOB domain-containing protein 38-like; this encodes MSCNGCRVLRKGCSETCILRSCLRWMDSPEAQGNATLFLAKFFGRSDLLSFIAAVPETQRPALFQSLLFEACGRTVNPVDGAVGLLSSGNWNLCQAAVETVLAGGTLRPISRHVGVLKPNSDKSSGSYYVDGFTVKSLHAQSRPLIMNNGRDQNRRTDLDLSLTPKFDSSGAKRGRGGGWQRADAVSFYSEESEMTSLQSEVTGKEERKLLNLFV